In the genome of Pseudorca crassidens isolate mPseCra1 chromosome 14, mPseCra1.hap1, whole genome shotgun sequence, one region contains:
- the TCF23 gene encoding transcription factor 23: protein MSQREARVALAMPGVGKSPAKATPRSLADTDRKRSRLSRTGQDLWEETSWSNPRWSRAAPSPRGAGARRLARGRSEASPENAARERSRVRTLRQAFLALQAALPAVPPDTKLSKLDVLVLATSYIAHLTRTLGHETPGPAWPPFLRGLRYLHPLKKWPMRSRLYAGGLGCSGLDSTTAVTSGQRTKEAETGTQVSGEADALLLARPLSPAPGDK, encoded by the exons ATGTCACAGAGAGAGGCCAGAGTGGCACTGGCCATGCCAGGAGTAGGGAAGAGCCCGGCCAAGGCCACACCGAGGTCGCTGGCAGACACTGACAGGAAGAGGAGCCGTCTGAGCAGGACAGGGCAGGACCTGTGGGAAGAGACCAGCTGGAGCAACCCAAGATGGAGCAGAGCTGCCCCAAGCCCTCGAGGGGCCGGCGCCAGGAGGCTGGCTCGTGGCCGG AGTGAGGCCAGCCCTGAGAACGCCGCTCGGGAGCGGAGCCGGGTGAGGACCCTGCGCCAGGCCTTCCTGGCCCTGCAGGCCGCTCTGCCTGCCGTGCCGCCCGACACCAAGCTGTCCAAGCTGGACGTGCTGGTGCTGGCCACCAGCTACATAGCCCACCTCACCCGCACACTTGGCCATGAGACGCCCGGCCCCGCCTGGCCGCCCTTCCTGCGTGGACTCCGCTACTTGCACCCTCTCAAG AAGTGGCCGATGCGATCGCGTCTCTACGCCGGAGGCCTGGGGTGCTCTGGCCTTGACTCCACCACAGCCGTCACCTCGGGCCAAAGAACAAAGGAGGCAGAGACCGGGACCCAAGTCTCTGGAGAGGCAGACGCTCTTCTTCTCGCCAGGCCGCTCTCACCGGCACCTGGTGACAAGTGA